The segment CCGGCCTGGACCGGGCCCAGTGTTACCCGGCCCTGCTGGCCCGCGATGCCCGCTTCGATGGTCACTGGTTCGTGGGCGTGACCTCCACCGGCATCTACTGCCGCCCCGTCTGCCGGGTGCGCACGCCGCGCCAGGAGAACTGCCGCTTCTTCGCCAGCGCCGCCCAGGCCGAGGCGGCCCGCTTTCGCCCTTGCCTCAAGTGCCGGCCCGAGATGGCGCCGGCCGCGCCCCTGCGCTGGAGCGTGATGGACGCCTCCCGCACCCTGGCCCGCCAGGCCGCCGCCCTGCTGGAGGCCGGCGAGAGCGAGTCGGTGGAAGACCTGGCGCGGCGCCTGGGCATCAGCGACCGGCATCTGCGCCGCATCTTCGCGGCCGAGCATGGGGTCTCGCCTCTTCAATACCTGCAGACCCGCCGCCTGCTGCTGGCCAAGCAGCTGCTGGCCGACAGCGCCCTGCCCATCACCGAGGTGGCCGCCGCCGCCGGCTTTCGCAGCCTGCGGCGCTTCAACGCCGCCTTTGTGGAGCAGTACCGGCTCCAGCCCTCGGCCCTGCGCCGCGGCGCGCCGCCGGTGGCCACGGCCTGCGGCGAGCCCGCGCTGCGCCTGGCCTACCGCCCGCCCTATGCGGTGGAGGCCCTGCTGGAGTTCCTGGCCGCGCGCGCCATCCCCGGCATCGAGACCGTGGACCTGGCCCAGCGCACGGTCAGCCGCAGCCTGCGCATCCGCCATGGCGGGCGGGTGCATGCCGGGCGCCTGGTCGTGCGCTTCGACACGGCCCAGCCCGTGCTGCTGCTCTCGCCCTGCGCGGCGGTCTGGGGCACGGCCGCCAGCCTGATTCCCCTGGTGCGGCGCTGGCTGGACCTGGACGCCGAGCCCGCCGCCATCGACGCCCGCCTGGGCGATCTGGCCGAGGCCACGCCGGGCCTGCGTCTGGCCGGCTGCACCGACCGCTTCGAGCTGGCCGTGCGCGCCGTGCTGGGCCAGCAGGTCACGGTGGCCGCGGCCCGCACCCTGGGTGCGCGCCTGGTGCAGCGCTTCGGCACGCCGCTGGACGCCGGCCAGGCCGCGCCCGGTGTGGACCGGCTCTTTCCCCTGCCCGAAACCATCGCCCAGGCGCCAGTGGAGGCGATTGCCGAGCTGGGCATCATCCGCCGCCGTGCCGAGGCCCTGATCGCCCTGGCCCGCGCCTGGCCCGAGCTGCGCTATGCGGGCGAGATCGGCGGCCAGGGCGAGTTCGAGGCCGCGCATGCCGAGCTGGTGGCCCTGCCCGGCATCGGTCCCTGGACGGCCGGCTATATGCTGATGCGCGGCTGGAGCTGGCCCGATGCCTTCCCGCCCGGCGATGTGGTGCTGAAGAAGATGCTGGCGGCCCGGGCCGCGGAGGAGGCGCCCGCCGATCCGGAACAATGGCAGCCCTACCGCAGCTATGCCGTGCTGCAACTCTGGCGCCGCGCCGCGGCCGCCCCCAAGAACTAGACATCGCCCGCGCGGAGACCTCCTCACATGATCAAGAGCCTGGACCTGGGCGAGCTGTTGCTGCTGGCCGCCATCTGGGGCGCCTCCTTTCTCTTCATGCGCCTGGGCGCGCATGAGTTCGGCGCCATCCCCCTGGCCGCCCTGCGAGTGGCGGGCGCCTCGCTCTTCTTGCTGCCCCTGCTGGCCGCGCGCCAGGGCCTGGCCGAGCTGCGGCGCGACTGGCGACCCCTGCTGGTGGTGGGCCTGCTCAACAGCGCCCTGCCCTTTGCGCTCTACAGCTATGCGGCCCTGTCCATCACGGCCGGCCTGTCCAGCATCCTGAATGCCACCACGCCGCTGTGGGGCGCCCTGGTGGCCTGGGCCTGGCTGAGCCAGGGCCTGAATGTCAGCC is part of the Shinella sp. XGS7 genome and harbors:
- a CDS encoding Ada metal-binding domain-containing protein, encoding MPSAPDTVPDIAAPGLDRAQCYPALLARDARFDGHWFVGVTSTGIYCRPVCRVRTPRQENCRFFASAAQAEAARFRPCLKCRPEMAPAAPLRWSVMDASRTLARQAAALLEAGESESVEDLARRLGISDRHLRRIFAAEHGVSPLQYLQTRRLLLAKQLLADSALPITEVAAAAGFRSLRRFNAAFVEQYRLQPSALRRGAPPVATACGEPALRLAYRPPYAVEALLEFLAARAIPGIETVDLAQRTVSRSLRIRHGGRVHAGRLVVRFDTAQPVLLLSPCAAVWGTAASLIPLVRRWLDLDAEPAAIDARLGDLAEATPGLRLAGCTDRFELAVRAVLGQQVTVAAARTLGARLVQRFGTPLDAGQAAPGVDRLFPLPETIAQAPVEAIAELGIIRRRAEALIALARAWPELRYAGEIGGQGEFEAAHAELVALPGIGPWTAGYMLMRGWSWPDAFPPGDVVLKKMLAARAAEEAPADPEQWQPYRSYAVLQLWRRAAAAPKN